cataacatttaaaattacattcgaatgcccctcacagcaaatcttccatttgaatatggcgtcgattgtttacgaaattctgctttttaactggtccaaggaccagttaacgttcgcccagttaaacagcagaccagttaaaccaggaccagttagcgaacgattactgtatatcCTTAGTTCTGTGATATTAGTATAAGTAGGTGTGGGCGTAGGGTTTGCTAAACCTTGAGAGCGAGACTCGATTTTTATGTTCAGTCTGCTTTAAGctgaaatttatttaattaatattGATTCAGTACATAATTCATCGTGTCTTACAAATTTAGTGAATCCTTAATGGAGGATCTTTCCTGCTGTTCAGCTACTTCGATGAACTCTGAAGttctaaattcataaattttggtGAGAGACAGACTTTATAATTTCTTATAATAAATTCTATTACCTTTTTCCTTTCTAATTCCTATCTAATATTCCTTTCCGTTGCCACGTAAATTTCAAATAGTATTGATCTAATTTTCGTACAACTCTTCATACACTATCCCTATTGTTTTTCTCTTTGTTTATCATTTCATTCCTCCTGTCAAGTTACACCGTATTCGATTACAACGATCTATTCGGTTACGGTGCTGCTGTAACGAGGGGTTACGTCCTAACATACCCCCTCCCGTAAACCCTAGTGCTCTTTATGTTTCGTATGTTTGGGTTTACCTTACTCAAGGACGTCTAACACCGCCAGTTTTGTAGCTGCTCGTCTGAAAACGCCAGCTGATGTTTTCACCATAGCTTGGCGAATTCTTTTATCCTTTCCGGGGATCACCTCCACAATTCTGCCACGGATCCATTGATTTCTTGTCGCTCCACTCACTACTAACACCAAATCCCCGACTTGTAGGTCCTTAACAGTCTCGAACCATTTACACCTTCTAGATATGACCGGCAAATACTCCCGTATCCATCTCCTCCAAAACTCATCGGTTATGCTTTGTGCCAACTTCCAACTGCTGCGAAGTATTCCGGAGTAGTCGATAGGTTCCATAGGTAGAATTTTTACGCCAGTGGAGTTGCCCAAAATGAAGTGGTTAGGCGTTAACGCCTCTTGATCCGCCGATTGAAGAGGTATGTACGTTAGCGGCCGACAGTTAATCATCGCTTCAGCTTCGCACAGAATAGTCTCCAACGTTTCCTCGTCTGGTTTTCGTGGCGCTTCTATAACTGAAGATATAGCTATTTTCACGGACCGAACAAGTCGTTCCCAAGCTCCTCCCATATGAGGGGCGGCAGGGGGAATAAATCTCCAACTAGTCTGGTTACTGGTGAACGTTGAGGCCAGTTTTGTAGCGATTTCGATCTGAAGCTCTTTACTAGCACCCTGGAAACACGTTGCATTGTCTGTATAGAACTCCGCTGGAGGGCCACGTCGTGTTACAAATCGCCTTATCGCCATGATACAGGATTCTGTCGAGAGACTGTGCACTAATTCGAGGTGCACGGCCCTTATCGTAAGGCAGGTGAATAATGCCACCCAACGTTTTACTTGACTACGACCGACGCGAATTGGAACTGGTCCGAAGTAATCGAGTCCTACATATGTGAAGGGTCTGATAAATGGCGTTGTTCGACAGTCTGGAAGAGGTGCCATAGCAGGCGTGGCAGGCACTGCTTTCGTGACTCGGCACCAGACACAACTTTTGGTAACTTTATACATAATAGACCGTAATCTGGGTATTTCAAAACGTTGCCTCATTTCGTTCACGACTGTTTCTCTGTTGACGTGGTTGAATCGACGATGATACCAGTCTGCTATTAGGTTGGTGATCAGGTGATGGCGAGGCAGAATGACTGGATACTTTGCCTCGAACGGTATAAACGTAGCTGCACTGCTTCTACTGCGCATCCTAATTACTCCGTGATGATCGACGTAAGGCCACATTTTATATATTGAACTGCTTTTGGATACTACTGCATGGCGTTCTTCAGGGCTACCGCGCGTTCTAGAAAGTATATTAATTTCAGCAGAAAACACCTCTGCTTGTGCGAATTTCCATAAGGTTTCTTCTGCTCGTTTCAACTCGTCTTGCTGGAGGATGCCCGACTGCAACGGAACTTTCGCTATTTTTCTTCTCAAGTTGTCTGAAAATCGAAAGACGAATGCCATTGACCTTTGCAATCTTTCCCACTTACTGAACCGGGTAACATCGATGAACATATTTTGATCGATGTTGTGATGTTGACAGTGACGTAACTCTTCCTCGGACGTTGCAAGTTTCCTTTGTGCAGGCCATTTGTCTGCAGATTCATATAGAAAATCAGACCCTTTAAACCAGACACTGTTAGAATAAAGTTTCGGCCCATCGTTCCATTTAGTGGCCTGATCGGCTGGATTTAGTTTCGATGGAATCCATCGCCAATTTTGCTGGTCCGTTACTGTTAATATTTCTCCAATTCTAACGGCTACAAATTTATTGTATCGGCGATGCTCAGAGTTGATCCATGCAATAACAGTAGTCGAGTCACTCCAAAAGTACCGCTGATTATTTTTGATAGCATAATAATTTTCCACCGATTGCAGGTATCGAACACCTAATAGAGCTGCATTCAGTTCCAGCCTTGGGATCGATAGAGACCTAAGAGAGCCACTTTTGATTTTGCTCCCACTAATGACACTTGGACGTTATCTTCTGTTGCAAGTCGAAAATAGACGACGCATGAATACGCCGACTCGCTAGCGTCTACGAAAATGTGGACCTGTATACGACTGACATCATGTGGAAACGATGTGTTGAAATGACATCTGGGAATGCGCAGACTACTCAGCTGCGGAAAGAGTTGTGCCCATTATGGCAGCGAGAAAATAGTTCAGCGTTTATCTGGTCATCCCAATCACATCCCGTGGCCCAAATGTCTTGCATCAATATTCTGCCATGTATGAGGAAAAATGCAACAAGTCCCAAAGGATCGAATAAACTCATCACTACTTTCAGTACTTCACGTTTAGTGGGGACATAGTGGCCTTCCCGCACTGGTAGCAAATCATTTCGCAAACCGATCGTAAATGTGAAAGCATCTTCTCTTGGGATCCAGCGCATACCAAGTACTGATTCTGTATCTGAGCCACGTTCGAGAAAAAGGTTCTTAGACCCTTCGGATGTTTTCTCACCCATACAGCTTAATACTTCTGCTGAGTTTGAGAGAAAATTTCTAATTTCAAAACCCCCTGCGGCATGAATCGTTCTGACATCGTTCAGCACTTGAACCGCCTCTTGAATAGTCACGAAGCTATCTAAATAGTCATCCACATAGTGGTTATTTTGAATCGCGGAGACAGCACGTGGAAGAAGATCAGTGAAATCTGCTGCGTTAACATTTTTCACATACTGTGCTGGTGCAGGTGAGCACGTGGCGCCGAAGGTGGCAACATCCATCACATATATTTGAGGGGATCTGGATGGATTATCTCGCCATAGAAAACGTTGTGATTGTCGGTCTTGCGGTCGAATTTTTATTTGATGGAACATTTCCCTAATATCGCCACAAACTGCAATAGGAAATAGACGAAATTTACACAGAACCATTGGGAGTGGCGTCAATAGATCTGGTCCTTTCTGGAGTTGGGAGTTGAGTGATGTTCCATTGGCCTTGGCTGCAGCATCCCAGATAAGTCTAACCTTCTCTGGCTTCTTGGGATTAACGACAACACCTAATGGTAAATACCATACTCGTTTGGAATCGgttgtttttatttcttcgTTGGTTATTTTATCAGCGTATTCCTTGCTTTCGTATTCCGCTATTTGTTCTCTAACTCGCTCCATCAAATGTGGTTCCTTCTTAAGCCTTTTCTCTAGAGATTGCAAGCGACGTAGTGCCATTGGGTAATTATTCGGGAAGTTTGGGCAATCCTGTTTCCACAAAAGCCCCGTTTCGAACCCCAACTCCGTGCGGCGAGTGGTTTCCATCAGGATGTGTCTTG
The Toxorhynchites rutilus septentrionalis strain SRP chromosome 2, ASM2978413v1, whole genome shotgun sequence genome window above contains:
- the LOC129766493 gene encoding uncharacterized protein LOC129766493, which codes for MRSRSSAATFIPFEAKYPVILPRHHLITNLIADWYHRRFNHVNRETVVNEMRQRFEIPRLRSIMYKVTKSCVWCRVTKAVPATPAMAPLPDCRTTPFIRPFTYVGLDYFGPVPIRVGRSQVKRWVALFTCLTIRAVHLELVHSLSTESCIMAIRRFVTRRGPPAEFYTDNATCFQGASKELQIEIATKLASTFTSNQTSWRFIPPAAPHMGGAWERLVRSVKIAISSVIEAPRKPDEETLETILCEAEAMINCRPLTYIPLQSADQEALTPNHFILGNSTGVKILPMEPIDYSGILRSSWKLAQSITDEFWRRWIREYLPVISRRCKWFETVKDLQVGDLVLVVSGATRNQWIRGRIVEVIPGKDKRIRQAMVKTSAGVFRRAATKLAVLDVLE